A genome region from Panthera leo isolate Ple1 chromosome A2, P.leo_Ple1_pat1.1, whole genome shotgun sequence includes the following:
- the LOC122213641 gene encoding uncharacterized protein LOC122213641: MDCPGPTDARTQVVAHHRRRRATPTATSGRTGPSSLASVPSFSHRPSTAVTSDAIASAAASSCTRREDSVGLQGPSPTVGAVRAQEDASGRRPQELGPPGQPPLTHGPPEAGVGGRGTGLPPTASVTTPALNPFVGRHLQWVRLRSSAKTHSPESPGRFPRRPALHAGKNLSGWTPSIRGASFRNYVSHRPMGCVLCRRGSTREEVRVRRGWRPGRPALEPEDKGRAVLAATWGCCSGPKGCRDEYWCFPARRRGTRLMAGLELERRDADA, translated from the exons ATGGACTGTCCGGGCCCAACAGACGCAAGAACGCAGGTGGTGGCGCACCACCGTCGTCGTCGAGCTACACCCACTGCAACTTCCGGAA GAACAGGCCCTTCTTCACTCGCGTCTGTCCCCTCGTTCAGCCACAGGCCCTCCACGGCCGTCACCTCTGACGCCATCGCCTCGGCTGCAGCGTCCTCCTGCACCCGTCGCGAGGACTCCGTCGGACTTCAGGGGCCTTCCCCGACAGTCGGCGCTGTCCGAGCACAGGAGGATGCGAGCGGACGGAGGCCTCAGGAGCTAGGGCCACCGGGCCAGCCGCCACTAACTCACGGCCCACCAGAAGCCGGGGTTGGGGGACGGGGGACGGGACTCCCACCCACCGCTTCCGTTACCACACCCGCCTTGAACCCCTTCGTGGGTCGCCACCTCCAGTGGGTGCGCCTGCGCAGTTCAGCGAAGACGCACTCCCCCGAGTCTCCAGGACGCTTTCCACGCAGGCCAGCGCTGCATGCTGGGAAAAACCTGAGTGGCTGGACTCCCAGCATCCGAGGGGCCTCCTTTCGGAACTACGTTTCCCACAGGCCAATGGGCTGCGTCCTGTGCCGTCGAGGCTCCACTCGAGAAGAAGTGCGCGTGCGCCGTGGCTGGAGGCCCGGAAGACCTGCCCTGGAGCCTGAGGATAAGGGACGCGCGGTG cTCGCCGCCACGTGGGGCTGCTGCAGTGGTCCCAAGGGTTGTCGGGATGAATACTGGTGTTTCCCAGCAAGAAGGCGGGGCACTCGCTTGATGGCAGGTTTAGAGCTGGAAAGGCGTGATGCTGATGCCTAA
- the LOC122213734 gene encoding zinc finger protein 556-like, which translates to MVERLCDSSKGNTCGETINHIPSLKLYKKTPTGVKLYECIQCGKVFRHRSSLKRHKRSHTGRKLYQCEECGKAFSCSSYLRNHVKTHSGEKPYACKLCGKTFIRSHSLTGHIRSHTGEKPYECKECGKAFSCPKSFRVHVMMHNGGKPYECKQCGKGFSCPKSFRVHMIMHTGEKPYECKQCGKAYCWLTSFQRHVRIHNGEKPYKCEKCGKAFGWPSSLHKHVRMHTGDKRVNISNVGRPSVGPHPSKNVRTQTEEKRYECEKCGKAFGWSSSLHKHDRKHTGEKPINASSVGKLSVILPKM; encoded by the coding sequence ATGGTGGAGAGACTCTGTGACAGTAGCAAAGGTAATACATGTGGAGAAACCATCAACCATATTCCAAGTCTTAAGCTGTACAAGAAAACGCCTACTGGAGTAAAACTGTATGAGTGCATTCAGTGTGGAAAAGTCTTCAGGCATCGTTCATCCCTTAAGAGGCACAAAAGAAGTCATACTGGACGCAAACTATATCAGTGTGAGGAATGTGGGAAAGCGTTCAGTTGTTCTTCCTACCTAAGGAATCATGTGAAAACTCACagtggagagaaaccctatgccTGTAAACTTTGTGGGAAAACATTTATTCGTTCCCACTCCCTCACTGGACATATAAGGagtcacactggagagaaaccctatgaatgtaaggaatgtgggaaagccttcagttgCCCCAAATCCTTCCGCGTACATGTGATGATGCACAATGGTGGGAAGCCCTATGAATGTAAGCAGTGTGGGAAAGGCTTTAGCTGTCCCAAATCCTTTCGAGTACATATGATAAtgcacactggagagaaaccctatgaatgtaagcaGTGTGGGAAAGCCTACTGTTGGCTCACATCCTTTCAGAGACATGTGAGAATTCACAatggagagaaaccctataaatgtgaaaaatgtgggAAAGCGTTTGGTTGGCCCTCATCCCTACACAAACATGTCCGAATGCACACTGGAGATAAACGTGTAAACATAAGCAACGTGGGAAGGCCTTCAGTTGGCCCTCATCCTTCCAAAAATGTAAGAACGCAGACTGAAGAGAAACGCTATGAGTGTGAAAAATGTGGGAAAGCATTTGGTTGGTCTTCATCCTTACACAAACATGACAGAAAGCACACTGGTGAGAAACCCATAAATGCAAGCAgtgtgggaaagctttcagtcatCCTTCCAAAAATGTAA